The DNA region ACGGGAGCTTCCGGCCGGCGAAACAAGGCCGCAAAGGAGAACTTCTTTTTTGGTTCAGTTTGTTCTTGTTCCTCCGGATTTTCCAACTCATCTTCTTTTTCAGATGACCGTTTTTTGCCGGTCACTAGGAAAATGACGATGCCTGCTGCTGCCAGAATAAGGATCGGCAGTTCATACAAGATGAACATCAGGAGATAGAACACCGGCGGCCCGGCGATCCGCTGTTCGTTGTGCATCGCAATCCAGTGTTCGATGGCCATAGGACCTGCCTGCAGGATCATTTCGGGATGGGCCCAGAATGAGGAATACAGCGTGCAGATGATTCCAGCGAAGATAATGACCGCGATAATGAGATCACGGATCCATTTTTCCGGAAGAGTGATCTTTCTGGTCCAAAGAAGATAGAGGAAGAATACGCCGAAGGTAACAAGGATCAGCGGCATATTTTCCTTGGAACACATGCCGAGAGCCGCCGCCACGGCCGCGAGGGCCAGATAATACCATTTGCCTTTATCCAGCCATGCAAGGAAGGCAACGACCAGAAGGAGTGAGAAGAAGGCCACGAAGATATCGTTTCGTAAAAACCGGGAGAAGTAGACCAGTTCCGGAGCGATCGCAAGGAAAAGTGCCGCGATGACGGCGACTTTGCCGGTGAGATACCGCAGTCTGTACAGCCAGTAGACGAGAGGTATGAGAGCGCAGCCGGCAATACAGGGAAGGATTCTGCCGACTAGATCGGAGTCGCCGAATAGAGCGAACATGGATGCCGTGATGTAGTATAGGAAGGGTCCGTGATATACCGGATCATACAGGTAATTGCCGGTGGTCAGAAGCTGATAGGAAAACCAGGCATGAATCGCTTCATCGTGATGAAAGAGCTTGAGATCCAGAAAAGCGAATCTGAGAATGATCGCCAGAATCAGAATGGCAAAGATCACGTGCTCGACACGGATACGATTTTTTATATTCTGTATAAACGGAAGCATGGATGCGTAAAGTATGTTTGTCAGGATAGGATATGAATATCTGTGTCCGAACGATCATTTGTTAATAAACTTGGCTTACATTTTATCACAGGAGTGTGCCATAGTCATAAAGAAGTAAATCATGATCCAGATAGAAAGTATTACTCAAAATAATCGATTCAAGCATTCCGATTCCGTCTTGATACAACGTAAAATAGGAAATATCAAACGCGATACAATGCTAAAAACAGAAAAATATATTCAAAGAAAAAAACGGGGGGATCCCGTTCAGTTCTCTAAAACGATCTCGATGCTGATATCTTTTGGAACCTGGATTCGCATAAGCTGCCTGAGTGCACGTTCATCGGCGTCAAGGTCGATGAGGCGTTTGTGCACACGCATCTGCCAGCGATCCCACGTTGCCGTACCTTCTCCATCAGGGGACTTCCGGATTGGGACGATAAGTCTCTTGGTCGGCAGGGGGATAGGTCCAGCCATATTTACACCGGTACGTTCTGCAATCTCACGGATACGGGTACATACCGTCTCCACTTTCTCATAATCAGTCCCTGTCAGGCGTATTCTGGCTTTTTGCATTTTCTAAGTCACCACAAAAAATTCGAGTGAGCGATGAGATTATCTCATCTGCTTTGCTTTAACGCTCAGAACAAGACCTGCTGCAACGGTCATACCCATATCACGGACAGCGAATCTGCCGAGCTGCGGGAGTTCCTTTGCAGTCTCAATGACGAGCGGGCGGGTCGGAGTGATGGTACAGATTGCTGCATCGCCGGCCTTGAGGAATGCCGGGTTCTCTTCCTTAACCTGTCCGGAGCGTGGGTCCAGCTTCTTGTTAAGTTCGGTGAACATACATGCAGTCTGTGAGGTGTGGCAGTGGAACACCGGGGTGTATCCTACGGAAAGGACGGACGGGTGCTGGAGAACGACGACCTGTGCGGTGAATTCCTCTGCAACGGTCGGCGGGTTCTCGATCGGACCACAGACATCGCCGCGGCGAACATCGTTCTTTGCGATACCACGGACGTTGAAACCAACGTTGTCTCCCGGAAGTGCTTCGGGGAATTCTTCGTGGTGCATCTCAATGGACTTAACTTCACCGGTAACGTTTGCCGGCATGAAGGAGATCTTCTGTCCTTTCTTGAGGATACCGGTCTCAACACGGCCTACTGGGACGGTTCCAACACCGGAGATGGTGTAGACATCCTGAATCGGGAGTCTGAGCGGCTTGTCGGTCGGCATGTCGGGCATCTTGAAGAGATCAAGTGCTGCAAGAAGTGTCGGGCCCTTGTACCAGGGGGTGTTTGCCGATGCTTCCTTAATGTTGTCACCGCAGAATGCGCTGATTGGGATGAAGGGGGTCTCGGCCGGTTTGAATCCAACGGACATGATGAGCTTGGTCATCTTGTCTTTTGCTTCGTTGTACTTCTCTTCGGAGTAGTTGACTGCATCCATCTTGTTGATGGCGACGATGATCTGGTTGATACCAAGAGTCTTGGACAGGAAAACGTGTTCCTTGGTCTGTTCCATCGGGCCTTCGGTTCCGGATACGACAATGATTGCTGCATCAGCCTGGGATGCACCGGTGATCATGTTCTTAACGAAGTCACGGTGACCTGGACAGTCGACAACGGTAAAATTGTATTTCGGGGTTTCGAATTTCTTGTGAGCGATATCGATGGTAATACCACGTTCACGCTCTTCCTTGAGGGAGTCCATTACCCAGGCGAACTCGAAAGTTGCTTTTCCTTTTGATTCTGCTTCTTTCTTGTATCCATCAAGAATGTGCTGCTGTACGACACCGGTCTCGAAGAGAATCCGGCCAACGGTTGTTGACTTACCGTGGTCAATGTGACCGATAACGGCAAGATTCATGTGGGGCTTTGCTGCTGCCATGATAATGTATCTCCACTTTGACTCATTGATCGGATGTACAAAAGAGTATGATCCAAATCAACACGAGTGTAAACAGATAGGTCTTACAACCATATAAAATAATTCCTCGGGCAAACGAACAGAACCGACAGACTAATAGGAAAATAATCCCGTATTCTCTGTAATGAAATCATTACCTCTTGAGAGAAAACCGAGCGGTAAATCGACCGTGATGTGCGGGGATAAGGAAGTTTCCGTACACAGTACCTGTGTTTTTTGCGCGAACTGCGCGGGAATACGGGTAAACCGGAGAGTTACCCCGAATCCATACGCCCAGGCAATGCGCGGGTCAAAGGGAGGATTATCCCTCGATGAACAGTTAATGGAAGGAATGACCCTTTTCAACACCGTGATCGAAGACAAGAATGCCACCGATATCGAGTGTTCGGATGACGCAGGGTCCGGATACCAGCCGCTCTCACGCAGACGTTAGTATTACCGCTACGACCAGAAGAACGGCCATCCGGGTGATTTCGTTGCCCGCACCGGTCACATCCCCGTTCGTTCCGCCGAAGAGTTTTCGCGCGAGGAAATGGAGGCACAGGAATGTGACAAGAGCCGCAGCGAGTCCTGCCCCGACATACATTTTTCCAGGCAAAAGGAAGAGCGGGAGAGTTAAGAGTACGGCATAGAGGCAGAACCGCTTTTTTGAACGATCGTAGATATATTTCTGAATCCCGTCGTGAAATGGTTTTCCAAGCGCTGATGAGAAAGCCATACTCAGTTTCCCAAAAATTTCTGCTATGAACACGGCGAAAGCGATTTGCAGGACGGTCATGGATGAGAGAGCGGCGTAGGAAATCAGAACAACCATGATTCCAAGAGCGAGTGCCCCGGCACCTGTCGTTCGGTCGGTCATGGCACGTATCCGTTTTTCCCTGCTTCCATGCGCCATGAGTCCGTCGCCGAAGTCGAGAAGTCCGTCGAAGTGGTTGCCGCCGGAAATGAAGACCGCCAAGGCAAGGGTGAGGGCGGCGATTATCGAAGAGTTTTCAAATCCGAGATACCAGGCGATCAGCCCGGGAAGTGCCGCGATACCGCCGGTGACGTATCCTGCTATCGGATAGAGCCAGCTTCGCTTCGCAAAACATTCATAATCCGCCGGTTTCCCCAGAGGGAGGATCGTGGTGAACTGTAAGAGTGCGCGAAGTGACTGCATTTATATTATATCTTGTCAGTCCTAAATGATATAATATCATGTCATTTGTTTCAACGAGAGCGGATTTCTCTGCAGAGTCTCCGATGTTCGCCCTGATTCTGTCAAACTCCCTCGTCTCCACAATAGAGGGAGTATCCGGAGCTGGGGAAAGCCCGGCAAAAAGTCTGATGGTCCCCCCGTTAGACGCCGAACTTATTATAAACGGCGAGATAACCTCCGTTGACATGACACCAAACACGCCGACCGGCTGCCCGACGCCGGCGGTCCTGACTCTCGCGATGATGGATCTTATCGGCATGAAACCTCTCATGATCGCGGCTGGTCTGGATCATGAGGTCACTGTCCCCCATATACAGTTCGGTGAAAAAGCCGGAGGCGACCCTCGGGAAGGAAGGGCCGTTCCCAATGCGAAGGAACTTTTTGAAAAAGGCAGATGGCTCGGGGAGTATCTCTCCCAGACCCACGACCTCCTTGTTCTCGGTGAGTGTCTTCCGGGCGGGACGACGACCGCACTCTGTGTTCTTCGCGCTCTTGGCTACCAGGCAAAGGTCAGCAGCTGCCTCGTGGATAACCCGGTCTGTATCAAAGAGAAAATCGCAGCCGAAGCAGTGAAAAAAGTACAGAAAGCTGGCGTGACCGATCCGCTCGAGATCGTTTCGATGGTCGGGGACCCCATGATCCCGGTCGCCGCAGGAATCGCCGAAGGATATCGGGGGAAACTGTTCCTTGCTGGAGGCACGCAGATGCTTGCAGCCGCTGCAGTGATTCGGGCACTTGGAAACACAGTTCCTGATATTGTAACGACAGTATATGTCTACGATGACAAGACGGCCTCGTTCAAGGAAACGGCCGCCGCAGTCGGAGCAGATGCCTATTATGTGGATCCGGAATTCGGATCGATCGGCCATGACGGCCTTGCCCGATACGCAGAAGGCGAGATCAAAGAGGGGTCGGGCGCCGGAGGAGCGATGTTTCTTGCAAGCATTCTCGGCTTCCCTCCCGAGGTTATCAGGAACACGATCCGCGAACAGGTCATCAGATACGCATAGATGGAACTGGAAATACAGATCCTCAACGCGGAATTCGCCTGCAGATGCTGCGGAGAATGCTGCAGCGGAAATGATAACGAGGTCATGGTCTCGCCCGATGAAATCGATCTGCTCTGTGAAGCGACAAACCTTACCCTGGATCAGATCGCCGAGCCGTATCCGGAATGGATCAATGATCAGGGAGCGACCTTCACCTTCGGCCGCGTTTTACGGCGGGGAGAGGATGGAAACTGTATGTTTCTGAAAAACAACCGGTGCACCGTCTATGAACACCGACCGCATATCTGCCGGACCTATCCTTTCATGCTTGACGGGGACCGGCTACTCGTTTTTGAATGCTCGGGATGTAAATCAGGCGAGCCAACGCCGGACGCGGAATTGATCGCACGGGATCTCCTTGCCCGCCGCGAGGCGGAGGATAAGGAATTTCTTTTAACAAAAGAGCAGTACCAAAAGCATAGTATGGTTATGGGGTCAACAATCATCTTCGACAGCAGGGGAGCTCATCAGCACAAATAACAATGACGGAAATACACATCGTTGGAACAGCCCATGTTTCACAAAAAAGCATCGATGAAGTCCATGAAGTCGTGGACGCAGTGAACCCCGATGTGATCGCGATAGAACTTGACCCCGGGCGTTTTGCCGCATTGAAACAGCAGATGAAGGAGGCAGAGGATCGGGAAAATGGGATTCTGCCAAAAGAAGAAGGCAAAACAGAAGCCCCCGAGGTGAAGAGTCTCTTAAAGGGAAACTTTACTCTGATGCTCGTTCAGTGGATCCTCGCCTATGTTCAGCGAAAAGTCGGTATGAACGTCGGTGTCGAGCCGGGAGCCGAGATGAAAGAGGCGATAAAAATCGCCGAAGAGAGAAATATCAGGATACTTCTCATCGACCGGAACATCAACATAACCCTCGCCAGGTTCTGGGGAAACATGAAATTCCTCGAGAAGATAAAACTCGTCTGGGTCCTTATCCGTTCGATGGTCGGAACGGATGACGAAACAGAGAGTATCGACACCGAAATGGTCGAGTCTCTGACAAATCCCGACATGATCGAACTTGCCCTTGCCGAGTTCCAGAAGTTTTCCCCAACCGGCGCAAATGCGCTGATCACGGAAAGGGATGCCTATCTTGCTCACGGCATCATCAATCTGGAGCACAGTTCGTTCGAACGGGCAGTGGTCGTGGTAGGTGCCGGACACCTTCCGGGAATCAGCAAATTCCGGGAACATCCTGAAACACTGCCCTCCATGAAAAACCTGAATGAAATGCCGAAAAAATATCCGTGGGGGAAGATCATCGGCAGTGTATTCATTGCGATGTTTGCGGTTATTATTCTCGCGATCGCCTTTTCCGGGGCAACCGATCTTCTTATCTGGGCGATCATCTACTGGGTGGTTCTGAACGGACTGTTCGCCGGCATTGCGACATTACTTGTGAGAGGCCACCCGCTTTCCGCGGCGACCGCTGCGGGACTCGCGTGGATGACTTCGTTAAACCCGTTCCTTGCCTGCGGATGGTTTGCGGCGATCGTGGAGGCCAGAATGCGGCCGCCGACGGCAGGCGACTTCAAGGCGATCGCAAAAGCCGAATCGATTCACGATATGTTTTCGGTTCCGCTGTTTAAGATCCTCCTTGTCGCAGCGGCAGCAAATATCGGCAGCACGATCGCAACATTTGCCTTCTTTATCTTCCTGACCCCGCTCTTAGGGGTGGACCTTGATATGAT from Methanocorpusculum labreanum Z includes:
- the rpsJ gene encoding 30S ribosomal protein S10; its protein translation is MQKARIRLTGTDYEKVETVCTRIREIAERTGVNMAGPIPLPTKRLIVPIRKSPDGEGTATWDRWQMRVHKRLIDLDADERALRQLMRIQVPKDISIEIVLEN
- a CDS encoding flippase activity-associated protein Agl23; the protein is MLPFIQNIKNRIRVEHVIFAILILAIILRFAFLDLKLFHHDEAIHAWFSYQLLTTGNYLYDPVYHGPFLYYITASMFALFGDSDLVGRILPCIAGCALIPLVYWLYRLRYLTGKVAVIAALFLAIAPELVYFSRFLRNDIFVAFFSLLLVVAFLAWLDKGKWYYLALAAVAAALGMCSKENMPLILVTFGVFFLYLLWTRKITLPEKWIRDLIIAVIIFAGIICTLYSSFWAHPEMILQAGPMAIEHWIAMHNEQRIAGPPVFYLLMFILYELPILILAAAGIVIFLVTGKKRSSEKEDELENPEEQEQTEPKKKFSFAALFRRPEAPVFVDRKKEFIRFAVYWTLIACLTYAYIGEKVPWLSLHQLVPMIFVAAFALTFTGKYWKILLVVCAVLLFATTCYVAYTPTDIAEPIIQVQNSEDLVPLMAAIDASDRVALATDQAWPFMWYYRGDAWDRFTYYGGLKDSSTLLSGDYDIIITHDDESYDSLDGYTKETIRLNYWIDCPGTGEDPGWIAYFFTRAGKIGSYNFDVFTRTTQIT
- the cobT gene encoding nicotinate mononucleotide-dependent phosphoribosyltransferase CobT, which codes for MSFVSTRADFSAESPMFALILSNSLVSTIEGVSGAGESPAKSLMVPPLDAELIINGEITSVDMTPNTPTGCPTPAVLTLAMMDLIGMKPLMIAAGLDHEVTVPHIQFGEKAGGDPREGRAVPNAKELFEKGRWLGEYLSQTHDLLVLGECLPGGTTTALCVLRALGYQAKVSSCLVDNPVCIKEKIAAEAVKKVQKAGVTDPLEIVSMVGDPMIPVAAGIAEGYRGKLFLAGGTQMLAAAAVIRALGNTVPDIVTTVYVYDDKTASFKETAAAVGADAYYVDPEFGSIGHDGLARYAEGEIKEGSGAGGAMFLASILGFPPEVIRNTIREQVIRYA
- the tuf gene encoding translation elongation factor EF-1 subunit alpha, which translates into the protein MAAAKPHMNLAVIGHIDHGKSTTVGRILFETGVVQQHILDGYKKEAESKGKATFEFAWVMDSLKEERERGITIDIAHKKFETPKYNFTVVDCPGHRDFVKNMITGASQADAAIIVVSGTEGPMEQTKEHVFLSKTLGINQIIVAINKMDAVNYSEEKYNEAKDKMTKLIMSVGFKPAETPFIPISAFCGDNIKEASANTPWYKGPTLLAALDLFKMPDMPTDKPLRLPIQDVYTISGVGTVPVGRVETGILKKGQKISFMPANVTGEVKSIEMHHEEFPEALPGDNVGFNVRGIAKNDVRRGDVCGPIENPPTVAEEFTAQVVVLQHPSVLSVGYTPVFHCHTSQTACMFTELNKKLDPRSGQVKEENPAFLKAGDAAICTITPTRPLVIETAKELPQLGRFAVRDMGMTVAAGLVLSVKAKQMR
- a CDS encoding TraB/GumN family protein, whose amino-acid sequence is MTEIHIVGTAHVSQKSIDEVHEVVDAVNPDVIAIELDPGRFAALKQQMKEAEDRENGILPKEEGKTEAPEVKSLLKGNFTLMLVQWILAYVQRKVGMNVGVEPGAEMKEAIKIAEERNIRILLIDRNINITLARFWGNMKFLEKIKLVWVLIRSMVGTDDETESIDTEMVESLTNPDMIELALAEFQKFSPTGANALITERDAYLAHGIINLEHSSFERAVVVVGAGHLPGISKFREHPETLPSMKNLNEMPKKYPWGKIIGSVFIAMFAVIILAIAFSGATDLLIWAIIYWVVLNGLFAGIATLLVRGHPLSAATAAGLAWMTSLNPFLACGWFAAIVEARMRPPTAGDFKAIAKAESIHDMFSVPLFKILLVAAAANIGSTIATFAFFIFLTPLLGVDLDMMKDILITGFANLWSFLTGWI
- a CDS encoding YkgJ family cysteine cluster protein, with the protein product MELEIQILNAEFACRCCGECCSGNDNEVMVSPDEIDLLCEATNLTLDQIAEPYPEWINDQGATFTFGRVLRRGEDGNCMFLKNNRCTVYEHRPHICRTYPFMLDGDRLLVFECSGCKSGEPTPDAELIARDLLARREAEDKEFLLTKEQYQKHSMVMGSTIIFDSRGAHQHK
- the cobS gene encoding adenosylcobinamide-GDP ribazoletransferase yields the protein MQSLRALLQFTTILPLGKPADYECFAKRSWLYPIAGYVTGGIAALPGLIAWYLGFENSSIIAALTLALAVFISGGNHFDGLLDFGDGLMAHGSREKRIRAMTDRTTGAGALALGIMVVLISYAALSSMTVLQIAFAVFIAEIFGKLSMAFSSALGKPFHDGIQKYIYDRSKKRFCLYAVLLTLPLFLLPGKMYVGAGLAAALVTFLCLHFLARKLFGGTNGDVTGAGNEITRMAVLLVVAVILTSA